The Cervus elaphus chromosome 12, mCerEla1.1, whole genome shotgun sequence genome includes a region encoding these proteins:
- the ARL14EPL gene encoding ARL14 effector protein-like: MSEQSGKNNSMQERPAGQNSPEKTGQIGQKQLQQIERQLKCLAFQNPGPQVADFNPETRQQKKKARMSQMNEYFSVNSKVVKKYDKSGRLICNDADLCDCLEKNCLGCFYPCPKCNSNKCGPECRCNRRWVYDAIVTEAGEVISEQPFDIPD, encoded by the exons ATGAGTGAACAATCAGGAAAAAACAATTCCATGCAAGAGAGACCTGCAGGTCAAAATTCTCCTGAGAAAACTGGCCAGATCGGACAGAAGCAACTG CAACAGATAGAGCGGCAGTTAAAATGCTTGGCATTTCAAAATCCTGGACCACAGGTAGCTGACTTTAATCCTGAAACAAggcagcaaaaaaagaaagcacGAATGTCACAGATGAATGAGTATTTTTCTGTAAACTCCAA AGTCGTGAAGAAGTATGACAAAAGCGGCAGGCTCATCTGCAACGACGCGGACCTGTGCGACTGTCTGGAGAAGAACTGCCTGGGCTGCTTCTACCCCTGCCCCAAGTGCAACTCCAACAAGTGCGGGCCAGAGTGCCGCTGCAACCGCCGCTGGGTCTACGATGCCATCGTCACCGAGGCCGGGGAGGTCATCAGCGAGCAGCCGTTTGACATTCCCGACTAG